TCTTTCAACCTTTATCACTGAACTATGAATATGGGTGAATTACccgaacatatcaggtgcaaatcaATCTGTCCGTGCAAATTAtggaaacttcaatttgggccatcagatcaacatccaaggagaGGGGcgcagagagggggaggggggatttgcaaaagtgtgattacccaatcaaAGGGTGGATctagattgtaaaattatccaatcCTCTATACCCCTTATatgttgatctgatggcccagattgaattttctatagtttgcacgaagaggttggtttgcacgtGATATGTTGCCTTCTAATATATGGGGTCACGAGGAGTACTGCACAtaataatttgatgcacctccAAACATTTTCTAGTAGGTTCTATGCATGTAGCATTCCTCGATGGCGAACGGGTTTGTGTGAGTTGCGAGCACCAAGCCACAAGGGGCGCGAGACATGCCCCCTACAACGCAGATTTGGTGAGCGCAGGTGctcccccccacccaccccaccTATACACTCAGCTGCCGCCGGGCCTGACACCGCCACCGGCTATCCCACCCTGTCCCGCCGGGGCGCTATCGTGCCCCCTCGCCCACACCGCGCCCCctcgcccacgcccacgccgccgTCTTTTCTAAGCCCAACGGGCATGATATTCCCAAAATCCGAACTCACTAAGTTGGCCGTCTTCCTCCACCACTCcggctgccggccgccggcgaccgccccGCCCACCAACCATCCTGACGGCACCCGACGGTGTTGGTGCCGGCGTGCGGCGCGAATCTTGGCGCACATCGACCGAGTGCTCAGAGAGAGAACAGGAGCCGCCGCGCTCACCATAATATTTCCGTGCCCCCCTACAGCTACAGCTATAGCCCCTACTCCATCCAAATGAGAATCTGGACGCCAATCGAAGGGTCGTCGCGCGGCTgggagcggccggcgcggcgccaaGTGGCCCCTGCAAAAAATCCGCCACACCCGCATCAACCCACTGGCCCTGGTGCGTCCAGCCAGGCCTGGGCcaggccccctccctccctccctccatccATCCCCAAGCCCACGCGCTGACACGCACAACGCGCCCCGGCCAAACAAAACAGCTTGCGCCGCAGGTCCATGCGTGGTCGCTCCCACCCGCCCCGGGCGCGGCCATCCCCCGCGCACCACGTAGCCGGGGCGAGCGCAGCCACACGCCGCCCCGCGGAGGCCACGCTCTCCTCCCAAGCACCATAACATCCGccagcgcccccgccgcgcgcgccaccgcccgctCCAACCCCAGCTTCTTTAACGTCTAGCAGCAGCCGCCCACCTCCACCCGCCCGCTCGCTCTCCTCCTCTCCGACCCACCGATCCCCAGCTGATCTTTTTCCGCTCCTCTCATTCCCTCCTCGGCTACTAGCTGCCAGTTGCACTTGCACCGCGCAGCATCTTGCTTTGTCCAGCGCGTGCAGCAGGAAGGGGCCGGGCTGTGCATGGCGCCGTCCGACTCTCAGCCGTGCACGCAGCAGCGGCCGCTGCCACCAGCGGGCGAgctgcagcagccggcggcggcggcggtctgcgACGTCGCCGCTTCGGACGACCGGGCGCCTGCGGCTGGGACGTCCGAGTCCCAGAAGGCgccagcggaggcggcggtggccagcAAGGCTCTGGCGGCCGTGGagccggagaagaagaagcaggacagggcggcggcggaggatgccGGGGAGGCCGTggtgccgcggcggccggcggcggcgggggccgagGAGAGCGCACGGGAGCGGCTGAAGCGGCACCGCACGGAGATGGCGGGCCGGGTGCGGATCCCGGACATGTGGGGCCAGGAGCGCCTGCTCAAGGACTGGGTCGACTGCGCCGTCTTCgaccgcccgctcgccgccaccACGGGGCTCCTCACCGCCCGCG
This window of the Panicum virgatum strain AP13 chromosome 1K, P.virgatum_v5, whole genome shotgun sequence genome carries:
- the LOC120703548 gene encoding protein BIC1-like isoform X3, with amino-acid sequence MAPSDSQPCTQQRPLPPAGELQQPAAAAVCDVAASDDRAPAAGTSESQKAPAEAAVASKALAAVEPEKKKQDRAAAGAEESARERLKRHRTEMAGRVRIPDMWGQERLLKDWVDCAVFDRPLAATTGLLTARDALVAECAAARRPAVVSHGPAGRTLRVQNGCS
- the LOC120703548 gene encoding protein BIC1-like isoform X2; protein product: MAPSDSQPCTQQRPLPPAGELQQPAAAAVCDVAASDDRAPAAGTSESQKAPAEAAVASKALAAVEPEKKKQDRAAAGAEESARERLKRHRTEMAGRVRIPDMWGQERLLKDWVDCAVFDRPLAATTGLLTARDALVAECAAARRPAVVSHGPAGRTLRVQNGCS
- the LOC120703548 gene encoding protein BIC1-like isoform X1, which produces MAPSDSQPCTQQRPLPPAGELQQPAAAAVCDVAASDDRAPAAGTSESQKAPAEAAVASKALAAVEPEKKKQDRAAAEDAGEAVVPRRPAAAGAEESARERLKRHRTEMAGRVRIPDMWGQERLLKDWVDCAVFDRPLAATTGLLTARDALVAECAAARRPAVVSHGPAGRTLRVQNGCS